A stretch of the Epinephelus fuscoguttatus linkage group LG2, E.fuscoguttatus.final_Chr_v1 genome encodes the following:
- the bola3 gene encoding bolA-like protein 3, with amino-acid sequence MLACRRSLTGTMMSALRVLRSNQVVVSGHVQRGLSTQTDGEVRIANVLRKKFPSAASLKVVDISGGCGAMYEIHIESSEFEGKRTVQQHQLVNQALKEEIQGMHGLRIFTDVPKH; translated from the exons ATGTTGGCCTGTAGACGGAGTCTCACCGGCACCATGATGTCTGCTCTGCGGGTTCTTCGCAGTAATCAA GTTGTTGTGTCTGGACACGTGCAGAGGGGCCTATCCACACAAACAGACGGAGAAGTCCGCATCGCAAACGTACTGAGGAAGAAGTTTCCGTCAGCTGCATCGCTCAAAGTTGTGGATATATCAG GTGGCTGTGGGGCCATGTATGAGATCCATATAGAGTCCAGTGAGTTCGAGGGAAAACGGACCGTCCAACAACACCAATTAGTCAATCAg GCTCTCAAGGAAGAGATCCAAGGAATGCACGGACTGCGAATATTCACAGATGTTCCAAAACATTAG
- the vat1l gene encoding synaptic vesicle membrane protein VAT-1 homolog-like translates to MRAVILAGFGGLSKLRVSKKAMPEPQDGEVKIRVKACGLNFLDLMVRQGTIDNPPKPPLVPGFECSGIVESVGENTTGFEIGDRVMAFVNYNAWAEVVCTPVDYVYKMPEEMTFAEAAGFSLNFVAAYMMLFEVANLREGMSVLVHSAGGGVGQAVAQLCSTVPNVTVFGIASCFKHAAIRDSVTHLFDRNVDYIQEVKKISPEGVDIVLDCLCGENTGKGLTLLRPLGTYILYGASNMVTGETKSFFSFAKSWWQVEKVNPIKLYEENKVIAGFSLLNLLFKHGKCSLVKSVMDKLLCLYEQKKIKPVVDSLWALEEVKEAMQRIHDRGNIGKLILDVEKSPTPLMASDSTETSEAGEEEEEPEGDNDSKERMPFIH, encoded by the exons ATGCGAGCGGTGATACTGGCAGGTTTTGGAGGTCTCAGCAAACTCAGGGTGAGCAAGAAAGCAATGCCCGAGCCTCAGGATGGTGAAGTGAAGATCCGCGTCAAAGCATG TGGCTTGAATTTCCTGGACCTGATGGTACGTCAGGGGACCATTGATAATCCTCCCAAACCTCCTCTTGTCCCTGGGTTTGAATGCTCTGGAATAGTAGAGTCAGTAggtgaaaacacaacaggatTTGAG ATAGGCGACAGAGTTATGGCCTTTGTCAATTACAATGCCTGGGCAGAAGTGGTTTGCACGCCAGTGGATTATGTCTACAAGATGCCAGAGGAAATGACTTTTGCTGAGGCCGCAGGGTTCTCCCTGAACTTTGTGGCTGCCTATATGATGCTCTTTGAGGTGGCCAATCTGAGAGAGGGGATGTCAGTGTTGGTTCACTCAGCAGGAGGTGGTGTA GGTCAAGCTGTGGCTCAGCTGTGTTCCACTGTACCTAACGTCACCGTGTTCGGGATCGCCTCATGTTTCAAACATGCAGCCATCAGAGACTCTGTGACTCACCTTTTTGACAGAAACGTCGATTACATACAAGAAGTGAAAAA GATTTCTCCAGAGGGAGTAGACATCGTGTTGGACTGCCTGTGTGGGGAGAACACAGGGAAAGGCCTGACTCTGCTGAGGCCTTTGGGAACCTACATTCTTTATG gcgCGTCAAACATGGTAACTGGGGAAACAAAGAGTTTCTTCAGCTTTGCAAAATCT tgGTGGCAGGTGGAGAAGGTGAATCCTATTAAACTATACGAGGAGAACAAAGTCATAGCAGGATTCTCTCTCCTCAACCTCCTCTTCAaacatgggaaatgtagtctTGTGAAATCAGTGATGGACAAACTCTTGTGTCTCTATGAGCAAAAGAAGATCAAGCCGGTAGTGGACTCCCTGTGGGCGCTGGAGGAG GTAAAAGAGGCCATGCAGAGAATCCATGACAGAGGCAACATTGGAAAGCTCATTCTGGATGTCGAGAAGTCTCCCACCCCTCTG ATGGCCAGTGACAGCACAGAGACCAGTGaagcaggagaggaagaagaggagccAGAGGGAGACAACGACAGCAAGGAGCGAATGCCTTTCATCCATTAA
- the clec3a gene encoding tetranectin-like protein, whose product MARLALPVLLVLCFSLLHFSSSRPSRTRKAVSSRQSGAAAEEDDVKSQLERLWQEVNSLKEMQALQTVCLRGIKAHRKCYLTIEEPKHYHEANEDCIAQGGTLATPRDMMENNELRDYAKRSAPGSKDFWIGVADIVKEGQYVDVNSLPVSYFNWDRSKKQPTGTKRESCVALSVVAQGKWYDEVCRSLKKYICEYVIP is encoded by the exons ATGGCACGTCTGGCCCTCCCTGTCCTCCTCGTTCTTTGCTTCTCCTTGCTCCACTTCAGCTCCAGCCGTCCATCTCGTACCAGGAAGGCTGTGTCGTCTCGTCAGTCCGGAG ctgctgcagaaGAAGATGATGTGAAGTCCCAGCTGGAGAGGTTGTGGCAGGAGGTGAACTCACTGAAGGAGATGCAGGCGTTGCAGACAG TCTGTCTCAGAGGCATCAAAGCTCACAGGAAATGTTATCTCACAATCGAGGAGCCCAAACACTACCATGAAGCAAACGAAGACTGCATTGCACAAGGAGGAACTCTTGCAACGCCACGGGACATGATGGAAAACAATGAACTGAGAGACTATGCAAAGAGGAGCGCCCCAGGATCCAAGGACTTCTGGATCGGCGTAGCAGACATAGTGAAAGAAGGCCAGTATGTTGATGTCAACAGCCTGCCAGTCAGCTACTTCAACTGGGACCGCTCCAAGAAGCAGCCCACAGGAACGAAGAGGGAGAGCTGTGTTGCTCTTTCAGTGGTGGCACAGGGAAAGTGGTACGATGAGGTGTGTCGCAGCCTCAAAAAGTACATCTGTGAATATGTCATCCCCTGA